The Winogradskyella schleiferi genome contains the following window.
TACCAGAATTATATTCTTCCACAGCATCACCAATGATTTTATTGTGATATATTTTTCCGTCTCTTGATTTTTCAATGTAAATACCAAAGAACAGTTTCTCTAAAACTAGATTCTGAATGACAAAATTTTTGGAATTACGAACTCTTAAAGCAGCATAATCTTCCGTATAGCTTGTGCCAACATTAATAATGAACAAGCCGTCAACCGTTACATTATCTGAAGTGACTGTAATTATTTCACCTTTTAATTCGCCATCGATTACAGGATATTTTTCACCTATAATTGTTAAAGGCTTGTCAACTACAACATTGTGTTCCTTGTAAGTGCCTTGTTTTACGAGAATCGTATCAAAATCTTTGGCTTGTGCAATACCTTCCTTCAAAGTTGAAATAGTACAGGTATTACAAATCTCGATAGTTTGAGCAATAGTTGAGTGAGCCATTAAAATGACTGTAAGAAAAACTAAAAAATGTTTCATGAAACTAGTTATTTAATTTCGTTACAAGTTCTTCCCAGGTGTATAATTCACCACCTTTCTCAGCTTTAAATTTTTCGGCGTCTACTTTACTTTCAAAGGCAGAAAGAAAAGCTCCCATAGGACTTGGGATATTCTCGCTGATTAAAAATGTGGCTTCAGTGGCATCGATCAACACTTCTGGTTCTGTGTAGTTATTTGATAGATATAATTCAATTTCAGAAGTAT
Protein-coding sequences here:
- a CDS encoding nitrous oxide reductase accessory protein NosL gives rise to the protein MKTLKHYSAFAILLLFLSCNVSPQPINYGSDGCAFCKMTIVDKVHAAEIVTKKGKVYKFDATECMINYMKDFNTSEIELYLSNNYTEPEVLIDATEATFLISENIPSPMGAFLSAFESKVDAEKFKAEKGGELYTWEELVTKLNN